GCGGATGTGATCGATGAGCCCTTCACTTTCATCAGGCACCGCGCCGGCTTTTTTGTAATCAGCCTGGCGGATCCAAAAGTACGCGACTTGGCCTTGCTCGATGAGCTGGAAGCTGTTGTACATATGCTTCTGCAGTTTCACGCGCGAGAGGGGGTAGCTTTGGTAAACTTCATCGCAAATGCGGGCGAGATTCGCGCCGCAGTTCACCAGCTCGGCGGCGGCGTGGTAAGTGGACGGGCGCGTGGTGGGATACTGGAAACTGCCGGTGTCGGTGCTGATGGCGGTGAAGAGGCAATCGGCAATGAGCGGCGTGACGGACCACTTGGCCTGTTTGATGAGGCGGAAAATCATCTCGCCCGTGCTCGCGCTTTTGCTGTCCACCCAGTTGAGGTCGCCATAGCGGGTGTTGGAATTGTGGTGATCGATATTGATGAGCGTGCCGCGTTTACTGACGGTTTCGCGGATGGTGCCGAGGCGCTCGTGGTTGGCGCAGTCGGTGACGAACACGCAATCGAAGGGGCGGCGCTTCTGCGCACTGCGTAATATTTTTTTCGGGTCAAGGAACGCCAGTTTGTCGGGCATTGCATCTTGATTAAACACAGTGACTTTTTTGCCAAGATCACGCAGGGCGTAGGCAAGTGCGAGCTCGCTGCCAATGCAATCGCCATCGGGCCGCATATGGCCGCCGATGGCAAAGGTGTCGCCTTCGTTCACGGAGCGGATAATGCGGTCGATGATTTTAAGCGTGCGCATCAGTCGTCGTCTTTCGCATCGCCAACGGTGGATTCAGGCGGGTTGGTTTGCTCCATTTCTTCGAGGATGGACATCACGCGGTTGCCGGCCTCGATGGCGTCGTCCAGCTCGAATTTAATGCGCGGGGTGTACTTGAGCACCACCTCGCGGCCGAGCATATATTGGATGCGCGAGCGTTCGGATTTCAGGCGGTTGGCGGCGGTGCGTTTTTGTGCATCGCTGCCGAGCACGCTAACGAAGATCATCGCGGAGTGGAGGTCATTCGCCATTCCGACATCGTTGACGGTGATGAGGCCGCAGGATTCGGAGTCCAGTTCGCGCCGGAGGATTTCGCCGACCGTGCGTTTGAGGAGTTCGCGGACGCGTTGTTGGCGGAGCGAGGGCATGCGCGGTGTGTGGCTGGGGTTAAAGAGTGGCGGCGATTTGTTCGGTGGTGATGCTCTGGATGAGATCGCCTTCCTGATAATCATCAAAGCCCTCGACGCGGATGCCGCATTCCATTCCCGATCGCACGACATCGGCGTTGTCTTTGAAACGCTTGAGCGTGGTCACTTTGCCGGTGTGCAGCACTTTGTCATTGCGCGTCACACGCACTTTGCCGCGGTTGATGCGGCCATCGGTGACCATGCAGCCGGCCACCACGCCGCCTTTGCTGAGCGGGAAAAGTTGGCGCACTTCGGCGGTGCCAATGATGACCTGTTTTTCCTCGGGATCGAGCAGGCCGGCCATCGCGTCCTTCACTTCGTCGATGAGTTCGTAAATAATTTTGTACTGCTTAATTTGCACACCGTGATGTTTGGCGACGTCCGGCGCGCCTTTGTCCACACGCGTGTGGAAGCCAAGGACAACCGCCGAGGAGGACGCAGCGAGGTTGATGTCGCTTTCGCTCACGGTGCCGACGGCACTATGGATGACTTCAAGATTGACCTTGTCCGATTCAATTTTGCCGAGCGATTCCACGATCGCTTCGGCGGAGCCTTGAGTGTCGGCCTTGATGATGACCTTCAGCGTCTTGGCCGTGGCGGCCTCAATGGTGTCGAACAGGTTCTCCAATGTAACCCCCGCGGCGCGGCCATCGAGCCGTTGTTTGTGAGCGATTTCGCCGCGTTCTTCGGCGAGGTCGCGTGCTGCTTTTTCGTGTTCCACCGCGTGAAAATCATCGCCCGCTTCGGGTACGCCATTGAGGCCGAGGAGTTTGACGGCGTACGACGGTCCGGCTGTTTTCAATCGTTCACCTTCTTCATTAATCAGCGCGCGGGCTTTACCGTAATACTGGCCACAAATTACAAGGTCACCCAGGTTGAGCGTGCCTTTGCGGACGATGACCGTGGCGGTGGGGCCGCCCGGTTCCATTCCGCTTTCCACCACGTTGCCGGCGGCGCGGCGGTCGGGGTTGGCCTTTAGCTCGAGCAATTCGGACTGCAGCAAAACGGCGTCCAGCAGTTTATCGATGCCCTCGCCCTTGAGCGCGGAGACGTCAACGAAGAGTGTGTCGCCCCCCCAATCCTCGGCGGACAGGCCGTGCTCGCTCATTTGCTCGCGCGCGCGCATCGGGTTGGCGCCGTGTACATCACATTTGTTGACTGCGACGATTATTGTCGCGCCGGAAGCTTTGGCATGGTTGATGGATTCGATGGTCTGCGGCATCACGCCGTCGTCGGCGGCGATAACCAGCACGATGAGGTCGGTGACATTTGCACCGCGCGCACGCATCGCGCTGAAGGCGGCGTGGCCGGGGGTATCCAAAAAAGTGATGGGCTCGAGGCGTTTTTTGTCTTCGGGGTGGGGGACGTCGATGGAGTAGGCGCCGATGTGCTGAGTGATGCCGCCGGCTTCGCCGGAGACTACATTGGCGCTGCGGATGGCATCGAGCAGGGTAGTTTTGCCGTGATCCACGTGGCCCATTACGGCGACCACGGGTGGGCGTGGTTTGAGATCACCCTCGGCATCGTCGAGGTCCAGCTCGAGCTTTTTCTCGGGCACCGGTGCGGGGGCAGCGGCATCGCGCTGCCGTTTTTTGGCTTCGAACCTAAATCCGTTTTT
The genomic region above belongs to Limisphaerales bacterium and contains:
- a CDS encoding bifunctional oligoribonuclease/PAP phosphatase NrnA, yielding MRTLKIIDRIIRSVNEGDTFAIGGHMRPDGDCIGSELALAYALRDLGKKVTVFNQDAMPDKLAFLDPKKILRSAQKRRPFDCVFVTDCANHERLGTIRETVSKRGTLINIDHHNSNTRYGDLNWVDSKSASTGEMIFRLIKQAKWSVTPLIADCLFTAISTDTGSFQYPTTRPSTYHAAAELVNCGANLARICDEVYQSYPLSRVKLQKHMYNSFQLIEQGQVAYFWIRQADYKKAGAVPDESEGLIDHIRDIQGVKVACLFEEIKPDITRISLRSKLPKLDVSTIAMDFGGGGHMSAAGARILGTQRATQRNVLTAVKSALRQANGKV
- the rbfA gene encoding 30S ribosome-binding factor RbfA, whose translation is MPSLRQQRVRELLKRTVGEILRRELDSESCGLITVNDVGMANDLHSAMIFVSVLGSDAQKRTAANRLKSERSRIQYMLGREVVLKYTPRIKFELDDAIEAGNRVMSILEEMEQTNPPESTVGDAKDDD
- the infB gene encoding translation initiation factor IF-2; this encodes MPVRIYDIAKKLGIQSKEVLAKAKDLGIANARVASSSLDKITGEYLEQEIAKELAPAEEQADAAAEAKKAEAATPVESGPVLIVAPEPEPEPEEESEPEPELKPEEESGPEAAEEPATAEPTEAPTAEAATEPEAPSTPAAPEEPAGPKVGEKIGFIDLGNMPIRREARGRRDKKEDKKKPADKPAAKRDAQPAKPRYVAKADAPVITLKPPIMVRELAEAIRRKPFQLIADLMHLGVFANVNQAVDEPTAKQLCAKNGFRFEAKKRQRDAAAPAPVPEKKLELDLDDAEGDLKPRPPVVAVMGHVDHGKTTLLDAIRSANVVSGEAGGITQHIGAYSIDVPHPEDKKRLEPITFLDTPGHAAFSAMRARGANVTDLIVLVIAADDGVMPQTIESINHAKASGATIIVAVNKCDVHGANPMRAREQMSEHGLSAEDWGGDTLFVDVSALKGEGIDKLLDAVLLQSELLELKANPDRRAAGNVVESGMEPGGPTATVIVRKGTLNLGDLVICGQYYGKARALINEEGERLKTAGPSYAVKLLGLNGVPEAGDDFHAVEHEKAARDLAEERGEIAHKQRLDGRAAGVTLENLFDTIEAATAKTLKVIIKADTQGSAEAIVESLGKIESDKVNLEVIHSAVGTVSESDINLAASSSAVVLGFHTRVDKGAPDVAKHHGVQIKQYKIIYELIDEVKDAMAGLLDPEEKQVIIGTAEVRQLFPLSKGGVVAGCMVTDGRINRGKVRVTRNDKVLHTGKVTTLKRFKDNADVVRSGMECGIRVEGFDDYQEGDLIQSITTEQIAATL